From the Methanobacterium spitsbergense genome, one window contains:
- a CDS encoding exodeoxyribonuclease VII large subunit, whose translation MLDEEITIEGVVDNIKESPKSQTYFLEVSDNTGKINVVIFKRNAKDIENNNLNIFQLNKRRIKLLGTVTEYNGRMELILKDEKSIEIIA comes from the coding sequence ATGCTTGACGAAGAAATTACGATTGAAGGAGTAGTGGATAATATCAAAGAATCTCCTAAAAGTCAAACATATTTTTTGGAAGTATCAGATAATACTGGAAAAATTAACGTAGTTATTTTTAAAAGAAATGCTAAGGATATTGAAAATAATAATCTAAATATTTTTCAACTTAATAAAAGAAGAATAAAACTTTTAGGTACAGTTACAGAATATAATGGTAGAATGGAACTAATATTAAAGGATGAAAAGTCAATTGAAATCATTGCATAA
- the glmM gene encoding phosphoglucosamine mutase, whose product MTIKRLFGTFGVRRIANQELTPEFASKLAAAYGSLVKGTVAVGGDPRTSTEMIKHSVIAGLLSSGCDVVDLGILPTPTVQFAVRNYYDGGVMITASHNPPKYNGLKFVDSDGIGIPEDMEKSIEDMFFNENPERVSWNDIGEVFANPGIIDEYVNNVFNRVNQDLIKNAKLKVIVDCGSGAACFTTPYLLRKLGCEVTTMNCQPDGFFPGRNPEPTAENLEELRKVVKSTKADLGIAHDGDADRTICIDENGDFVFGDKTFALVEKDMLKENGGGIIVTTVATSAAIYDIAKEYGGEVIATRVGDLLVARELKDMNGLFGGEENGGLIFPDFVYGRDAALSTAKIVEIMAKEDKPLSELIRELPSYSSAKLKIECPDNLKVEVMEKIADATSEYKVDTTDGVKILTDEGWVIIRPSGTEPIFRCFAEAENESDAKKMAEWGISLVKENMKQ is encoded by the coding sequence ATGACGATAAAACGATTATTTGGAACATTTGGGGTTAGAAGAATTGCAAATCAGGAATTAACACCAGAATTTGCATCAAAACTTGCAGCAGCATATGGTTCACTTGTAAAGGGTACAGTTGCTGTTGGCGGAGATCCGAGAACATCTACAGAAATGATAAAACATTCTGTTATTGCAGGATTATTATCTTCCGGTTGTGATGTTGTTGATCTAGGAATATTGCCAACTCCTACTGTTCAGTTTGCAGTCAGAAATTATTATGATGGGGGAGTAATGATAACAGCATCTCATAATCCTCCAAAATACAACGGGTTGAAGTTTGTTGATTCTGATGGAATTGGAATCCCTGAGGATATGGAGAAAAGTATTGAAGATATGTTCTTTAATGAAAATCCTGAAAGGGTTTCTTGGAATGATATTGGAGAAGTATTTGCTAACCCGGGTATTATAGATGAATACGTTAATAACGTTTTTAACCGTGTTAATCAGGATTTAATAAAAAACGCCAAATTGAAGGTTATTGTTGATTGTGGAAGTGGAGCAGCATGTTTCACGACACCTTATCTCCTAAGAAAGCTTGGTTGTGAAGTAACTACTATGAATTGTCAACCTGATGGGTTTTTCCCTGGAAGAAATCCTGAACCTACAGCTGAAAACTTGGAAGAACTCAGAAAAGTTGTGAAATCAACAAAGGCTGACTTGGGAATTGCTCATGATGGGGATGCAGATCGTACAATATGTATAGATGAGAATGGAGATTTTGTTTTTGGTGACAAAACATTTGCATTAGTTGAAAAGGATATGCTTAAAGAAAATGGCGGAGGAATAATTGTAACAACTGTTGCAACATCTGCAGCAATTTATGATATTGCAAAAGAGTACGGGGGCGAGGTTATTGCTACAAGAGTTGGTGATCTTCTTGTTGCAAGAGAATTAAAGGATATGAATGGTTTATTTGGAGGGGAAGAAAATGGTGGTTTAATATTCCCTGATTTTGTTTATGGTAGAGATGCAGCATTATCAACAGCAAAAATAGTTGAAATAATGGCAAAAGAAGACAAACCCCTTTCAGAGTTAATAAGAGAACTTCCAAGTTACAGTTCAGCTAAGCTCAAGATTGAATGTCCTGATAATCTTAAAGTTGAAGTCATGGAAAAAATTGCAGATGCAACATCTGAGTATAAGGTAGATACTACAGATGGAGTAAAGATATTGACAGATGAGGGATGGGTTATTATAAGACCTTCAGGGACTGAACCAATATTCCGATGTTTTGCAGAAGCTGAAAACGAGAGCGATGCAAAAAAGATGGCTGAATGGGGAATCTCACTCGTTAAAGAAAATATGAAACAATAA
- the afpA gene encoding archaeoflavoprotein AfpA, whose translation MIVKGKRRKVAWGITGSGEKIMETVEIMEKMKKKYRKIYDIRVFISKAGDQVLKYYNLSNTLETIFDKTWTEINANAPFLAGQIQLGSYEFLLVAPATSNTVAKISLRIADTLLTNAAIMGQKTSTPIYIMPTDFREGSVITQLPNGKDLELKITHEDAEHVEKLSKMPNTFVFEHPDEIPSIFEKHSGN comes from the coding sequence ATGATAGTCAAGGGAAAAAGAAGGAAAGTTGCATGGGGCATAACTGGAAGTGGCGAAAAGATTATGGAAACTGTAGAGATTATGGAAAAAATGAAAAAGAAGTACAGAAAAATCTATGATATTAGAGTTTTCATTTCCAAAGCCGGTGATCAAGTTTTAAAATATTATAATCTTTCAAATACATTGGAAACAATTTTTGATAAAACTTGGACTGAAATAAATGCAAATGCACCTTTTTTAGCCGGACAAATTCAACTTGGGAGTTATGAATTTCTCTTGGTAGCACCAGCAACCTCTAACACAGTAGCAAAGATATCACTAAGGATAGCTGACACATTACTTACAAATGCGGCTATAATGGGTCAGAAAACATCTACACCTATCTATATTATGCCAACAGACTTTAGAGAGGGAAGTGTAATTACACAGCTACCTAATGGAAAAGATCTAGAATTAAAAATTACTCATGAAGATGCTGAACACGTTGAAAAACTATCTAAAATGCCCAACACCTTCGTTTTTGAACATCCCGATGAAATACCTTCTATATTTGAGAAGCATTCTGGCAATTAA
- a CDS encoding adenosine-specific kinase encodes MDMQIKVVKLEAPEDCNIILGQSHFIKTIEDLYEAIFNTVPGAKFGIAFSEASGDCLVRIEGNNDELSELAGEKMLEIGCGHSFLIFLKNAFPINVSQRIKSVPEVVNLFCATANPVEILIAETEQGRGIIGVIDGFKPVGIETEEDIIFRKKFLREIGYKF; translated from the coding sequence ATGGACATGCAAATAAAAGTAGTTAAATTAGAAGCTCCAGAAGATTGTAATATAATATTGGGACAAAGCCATTTCATAAAAACAATTGAAGATTTGTATGAAGCCATATTTAATACAGTACCTGGTGCAAAATTTGGAATAGCATTTAGTGAAGCATCTGGAGACTGCCTTGTAAGAATTGAAGGTAATAATGACGAATTATCAGAACTTGCTGGAGAAAAGATGCTAGAAATTGGATGTGGACATTCTTTTTTGATATTTCTAAAAAATGCATTTCCCATAAATGTGTCACAACGAATAAAAAGTGTTCCAGAAGTTGTAAACCTATTTTGTGCTACTGCAAATCCAGTTGAGATACTTATCGCAGAAACAGAACAAGGAAGAGGAATAATTGGAGTTATTGATGGTTTTAAACCGGTCGGAATTGAAACTGAAGAGGATATAATATTCAGGAAAAAATTCTTAAGAGAAATAGGCTACAAGTTCTAA